A part of Haloarchaeobius sp. HME9146 genomic DNA contains:
- a CDS encoding LVIVD repeat-containing protein, producing the protein MRRRDVLRTGAGVLAASAVGSVATALPTESYAPLGSATVDGTQEVTVSDDGKTAYVAAGSGFAAVDVTDPASPTVVSEQRDLLADAENGPMKMVADVKADGDRLLVVGPNGPSRDKLVKAALLYDVSDPANPEQLAVQKVDHPIHNSFLADGHAYLTRSDFDRETMRIFDVSEDSFSEVSEFGIIDHDEKWQDVHGWLRSLHDLYVQGDYAYFANWEAGTFIVDISDKANPEVVSRLGGLDAAKLSQLKQEDFSRIGIQPAGNNHYVTVDDDAETLYIGAESWDMHPDDETRGASGIDVWDISDKTNPEELTTIRAPGSADESFQGKFTTSHNFDVRDGRLYTSWYYGGVMIHDVSDPASPERITWWRDPESTQFWGAKAAGDRDFFVAGNMGPGQDTTGGLMTFPDTAGEMADPPGVFTAPSNTSIVTESDWPDYVSKESQTTTTTAQPTTTEQTTAQPTTSDPTETTTTQADTDTATPTGTAADSEGSTPGFGILATVAGLGLGAARFRRRRDD; encoded by the coding sequence ATGCGACGCAGAGACGTCCTGCGAACGGGTGCCGGCGTGCTCGCGGCGAGCGCCGTCGGCTCCGTCGCAACCGCCCTCCCTACCGAATCGTACGCTCCTCTCGGCAGTGCTACCGTCGACGGGACCCAGGAAGTGACCGTCAGCGACGACGGGAAGACCGCCTACGTCGCCGCCGGCAGCGGCTTCGCCGCCGTCGACGTGACCGACCCGGCGAGCCCCACCGTCGTGTCCGAGCAGCGCGACCTCCTCGCCGACGCCGAGAACGGCCCGATGAAGATGGTCGCCGACGTGAAGGCCGACGGTGACCGCCTGCTCGTTGTCGGTCCCAACGGCCCGAGCCGCGACAAGCTCGTCAAGGCCGCCCTGCTGTACGACGTGTCCGACCCCGCGAACCCGGAACAGCTCGCGGTGCAGAAGGTCGACCACCCCATCCACAACTCGTTCCTCGCAGACGGCCACGCCTACCTCACCCGGAGCGACTTCGACCGCGAGACGATGCGCATCTTCGACGTGTCCGAGGACAGCTTCAGCGAGGTCAGCGAGTTCGGCATCATCGACCACGACGAGAAGTGGCAAGACGTCCACGGCTGGCTCCGCAGCCTGCACGACCTGTACGTGCAGGGTGACTACGCCTACTTCGCGAACTGGGAAGCCGGGACGTTCATCGTCGACATCTCGGACAAAGCCAACCCCGAGGTCGTCTCCCGGCTGGGCGGCCTCGATGCCGCGAAGCTCTCCCAGCTGAAACAGGAGGACTTCAGCCGTATCGGCATCCAGCCGGCGGGCAACAACCACTACGTCACGGTCGACGACGACGCGGAGACGCTGTACATCGGTGCCGAGTCCTGGGACATGCACCCGGACGACGAGACCCGTGGGGCCTCCGGTATCGACGTCTGGGACATCAGCGACAAGACCAACCCCGAGGAGCTCACGACCATCCGCGCCCCCGGCTCCGCCGACGAGAGCTTCCAGGGGAAGTTCACCACCTCCCACAACTTCGACGTGCGCGACGGTCGCCTCTACACCAGCTGGTACTACGGCGGCGTGATGATCCACGACGTCTCGGACCCCGCCAGCCCGGAACGCATCACCTGGTGGCGCGACCCCGAGTCGACGCAGTTCTGGGGCGCGAAGGCCGCGGGCGACCGCGACTTCTTCGTCGCCGGCAACATGGGCCCCGGCCAGGACACCACGGGTGGCCTCATGACGTTCCCCGACACCGCCGGCGAGATGGCGGACCCGCCGGGTGTGTTCACTGCGCCCTCGAACACGAGCATCGTCACCGAGAGCGACTGGCCCGACTACGTGAGCAAGGAGTCACAGACGACCACCACGACGGCCCAGCCGACCACGACCGAGCAGACGACGGCCCAGCCCACGACAAGCGACCCGACCGAGACGACCACGACCCAGGCGGACACCGACACGGCGACCCCGACCGGCACCGCGGCCGACAGCGAAGGCAGTACCCCTGGCTTCGGCATCCTCGCGACGGTCGCCGGCCTCGGGCTCGGCGCGGCCCGGTTCCGCCGCCGACGGGACGACTGA